The following are from one region of the Hymenobacter radiodurans genome:
- a CDS encoding phosphatidylserine decarboxylase family protein: MKIHKEGRRILFFTLLALLAVNLLLFRFNSRNETFNIIFVVASAVAFLLLLQFFRSPYRNLLTHEDLLIAPADGKVVVIEDVHEPEYFDDVRKQISIFMSPINVHITRNPISGVVRYFKYHPGNYLVAWHPKSSTKNERTTVVVQSEAGPMVLFRQIAGAMARRIVWYVSEGDEVSQGEEFGFIKFGSRVDIYVPLDTILKVQLGDKVKGGETVIAQLKTETPSLF; this comes from the coding sequence ATGAAGATTCACAAAGAAGGACGACGTATACTATTCTTTACGCTGCTGGCTCTGCTAGCTGTTAATTTGTTGCTGTTCCGATTTAATAGTCGCAACGAAACCTTCAATATCATTTTCGTCGTGGCATCGGCCGTGGCGTTTCTGCTGCTGTTGCAGTTTTTCCGCAGCCCTTACCGCAACCTGCTCACCCACGAGGATTTGCTAATTGCGCCTGCTGATGGAAAAGTGGTCGTGATTGAAGACGTACACGAACCGGAATACTTTGATGATGTGCGCAAGCAGATCAGCATCTTCATGTCGCCTATCAATGTGCACATCACCCGCAACCCGATTTCGGGTGTAGTGCGCTATTTCAAATATCACCCCGGCAATTACCTAGTGGCCTGGCACCCCAAAAGCAGCACCAAAAACGAGCGTACTACGGTAGTAGTACAATCGGAAGCCGGGCCGATGGTCCTTTTTCGGCAGATTGCCGGCGCTATGGCCCGTCGCATTGTCTGGTACGTGAGCGAAGGCGACGAAGTAAGCCAGGGCGAAGAGTTCGGATTCATTAAGTTTGGCTCCCGTGTCGATATTTATGTGCCGCTGGATACAATACTGAAAGTGCAGCTTGGAGATAAAGTGAAAGGCGGCGAAACGGTTATTGCCCAACTAAAAACGGAAACGCCCAGTCTGTTCTAG
- a CDS encoding phosphatidate cytidylyltransferase: MPPTPAPAESTLTDQPPGKKPMSNLTQRIIFGAIGAALLFGCIWYSAWSFAVFFALVQAKMLLEFYRMMRKTGYAPVAAMGVGVSVLLFMGVHLIAGAGHYNTEGNSAIQIYNADAAPGSSVAFYSFGFLIQRALLCSLVLIPVLLILREMILWPRSKNPFGNIGVNLLGLFYVSIPMSLLSVLAFTETGYDFRRVLALLFLVWTADIGAYAAGKTMGKHKLAPNISPGKTWEGWIGGALLTLVMGWALGYLLPDMPLSHRLVAAAVVAVFGVLGDLAESMLKRSVGVKDSGRILPGHGGLLDRFDALLLVLPVLVLLQLLVE, encoded by the coding sequence TTGCCCCCCACGCCCGCCCCAGCCGAATCTACTCTGACCGACCAGCCGCCGGGCAAGAAGCCGATGTCCAACCTCACGCAGCGCATTATTTTTGGTGCTATTGGCGCTGCGCTACTATTCGGCTGCATCTGGTACAGCGCGTGGAGCTTCGCCGTATTTTTTGCCTTAGTACAGGCCAAGATGCTGCTTGAGTTTTACCGCATGATGCGCAAGACTGGCTACGCTCCGGTGGCAGCTATGGGGGTGGGGGTGAGTGTGTTGCTTTTTATGGGCGTGCACTTAATTGCCGGAGCTGGACATTACAATACGGAAGGCAACTCGGCCATTCAGATTTACAATGCGGATGCTGCACCGGGTAGCTCAGTGGCTTTTTATTCGTTTGGCTTTCTAATTCAGCGGGCCTTACTTTGCAGCCTGGTCCTCATACCCGTCCTGCTGATACTGCGGGAAATGATTCTGTGGCCACGTTCCAAAAACCCCTTCGGGAACATTGGGGTGAATCTGCTGGGCTTATTCTACGTGAGCATCCCGATGAGCTTGCTCAGCGTGCTGGCCTTCACCGAAACCGGCTACGACTTCCGCCGAGTTCTCGCCCTGCTTTTCCTCGTCTGGACCGCTGACATTGGTGCTTACGCCGCTGGCAAAACTATGGGCAAGCATAAATTGGCCCCCAACATCTCGCCCGGCAAAACGTGGGAAGGTTGGATTGGCGGCGCCCTGCTTACCCTGGTGATGGGCTGGGCCTTAGGCTATTTACTGCCCGATATGCCACTCTCGCACCGCCTAGTTGCTGCTGCCGTCGTCGCCGTATTTGGAGTGCTCGGCGACCTGGCCGAATCGATGCTGAAGCGCAGTGTAGGCGTGAAAGACTCCGGCCGTATTCTGCCGGGTCATGGTGGATTGCTTGACCGGTTTGACGCGTTGCTGCTGGTCCTGCCGGTGCTGGTGCTGCTACAGCTATTAGTGGAGTAA
- a CDS encoding CPBP family intramembrane glutamic endopeptidase translates to MKGFVSSRLHPLLTLVLLVGLMVGGLCIATFLIAVLASSIYGIGLLEMGNVTSRPDSHPDGWALLMLSQGLTLFIGFAGSALVLAWMQGYRWTEYFAPRRPTRTEWLLLAGLLVIVSLPAMSSLIEWNAKMHFPPFMQGFETWARQLEDKAEAMTKSLTQFNTVTRLLVALLVIAIVPAISEELVFRGVVQRNLVQWTGSHHVGIWLSAAIFSAIHFQFFGFIPRLALGVIFGYLYAWSGNILVPMAAHFTQNAFQLVLLYLVQQRALTTDAFNPDSTESLPWPLVLLSALLSAGILYYLYQKMAPATEPTEAHTIASTGIAVRTADAPVPHERHTLSGRGIEVDDDKSAS, encoded by the coding sequence ATGAAAGGTTTCGTGTCCAGCCGATTGCACCCATTGCTGACCCTGGTCTTGCTCGTTGGCCTAATGGTGGGCGGCTTGTGCATAGCCACATTTTTAATTGCAGTCTTGGCTAGCAGCATCTACGGTATTGGCTTGCTGGAAATGGGCAACGTCACAAGCCGGCCCGACTCGCACCCCGATGGTTGGGCGTTACTTATGCTCAGCCAGGGCCTGACCTTGTTTATCGGCTTTGCCGGTTCGGCGTTGGTGCTGGCCTGGATGCAAGGCTACCGCTGGACTGAGTATTTTGCCCCCCGCCGCCCCACGCGCACCGAATGGCTGCTACTGGCCGGGCTGCTTGTCATCGTTAGCCTCCCCGCCATGTCGAGCCTGATAGAATGGAATGCTAAAATGCACTTCCCGCCGTTCATGCAGGGGTTCGAAACGTGGGCCCGCCAACTGGAGGATAAGGCAGAAGCCATGACCAAGTCGCTGACTCAATTTAATACAGTAACACGCCTGTTAGTAGCGCTGCTCGTCATTGCCATCGTGCCGGCCATTAGTGAGGAGTTGGTTTTCCGCGGGGTCGTCCAGCGCAACCTGGTGCAGTGGACGGGCAGTCACCACGTCGGTATCTGGCTGTCGGCCGCCATTTTCAGCGCCATCCACTTCCAGTTTTTTGGCTTCATTCCGCGCCTGGCTTTGGGCGTGATTTTTGGCTACCTCTACGCCTGGAGCGGCAATATTCTGGTGCCTATGGCTGCACACTTTACCCAGAATGCCTTTCAGCTTGTCCTGCTATACTTAGTGCAGCAGCGCGCTTTGACGACTGATGCCTTCAATCCTGACTCAACGGAAAGCCTTCCGTGGCCGCTGGTGCTGCTTTCGGCATTGCTTTCGGCTGGTATTCTATATTATCTGTACCAAAAAATGGCCCCCGCTACCGAGCCGACGGAGGCGCATACCATTGCTAGCACTGGTATAGCCGTGCGCACTGCCGATGCGCCCGTGCCACATGAGCGCCACACGCTCAGCGGCCGGGGCATTGAAGTCGATGATGACAAGTCGGCTTCCTAA
- a CDS encoding collagen-like domain-containing protein, producing the protein MDGAKGDTGAQGPIGPQGEQGVAGAKGDQGIAGAQGLQGEVGPQGTKGDTGATGADGVAGAKGDKGDTGATGAVGPMGPQGEVGATGSAGAQGLKGDKGDTGEQGIAGVKGDKGDTGAAGTNGTNGVDGAKGEQGIQGVAGAKGDKGDTGAAGADGATGAQGPIGPQGLAGAKGETGAKGDTGFQGDKGDKGDTGADGATGATGAKGDQGIQGPKGDQGTAGTNGTNGTNGERGIQGEQGVAGPVGPQGPIGSNGAKGDQGEKGETGAVGPIGPQGTTGAQGVAGTKGDTGETGPKGDTGATGAQGIQGVKGDTGAAGADGVAGAKGDKGDTGATGAQGTAGTNGTDGAKGDTGATGPAGPQGLTGAKGDKGEQGIQGVQGENGAKGETGAQGTQGIQGIAGTDGAKGDIGPAGAKGDTGAQGSQGIAGPAGADGEDGAKGETGATGPIGPQGPQGVAGAKGDTGTQGIQGETGLTGPQGPQGLQGTAGTNGTNGIDGAKGDKGDTGATGAQGVAGPAGPTGPQGLKGDTGAQGEIGATGPIGPQGPIGPNGERGLQGEQGIAGAKGDKGDTGTAGTNGTNGVDGAKGDTGAQGPQGLAGPTGAKGDKGDTGAVGATGPQGPIGPKGETGAASTVAGPQGETGPAGPAGSTGAKGDQGIQGVAGPVGPAGETGPAGPKGDTGAASTVAGPAGATGPAGAKGDTGAQGIQGIQGVAGPTGPAATVNIGTVTATGTTTTVTNSVDPTTKANTLSFNIPSGPTGAKGDKGDTGPAGPATATLSANNTGTSGSITFATGENFTTLTSASAGSFTLAATTAGRIVYLRNANTGNVNMTISNASSMVMAGASGNNITFSSSTSTIIYPGQTRMFVYTGSAWVAL; encoded by the coding sequence GTGGACGGTGCTAAAGGAGATACCGGCGCACAAGGCCCAATCGGCCCACAAGGTGAGCAGGGCGTAGCCGGTGCTAAGGGTGACCAAGGCATTGCTGGTGCTCAGGGCCTACAAGGTGAAGTAGGTCCACAGGGTACTAAAGGCGACACTGGTGCAACTGGCGCTGACGGCGTAGCCGGAGCAAAAGGAGACAAAGGGGACACCGGCGCTACTGGTGCAGTTGGTCCAATGGGCCCGCAAGGTGAGGTTGGTGCGACCGGTTCTGCCGGCGCTCAGGGCCTAAAGGGTGACAAAGGGGATACCGGTGAGCAAGGTATCGCTGGAGTCAAAGGTGACAAAGGAGACACTGGCGCAGCTGGCACGAACGGTACCAACGGGGTTGACGGCGCCAAAGGCGAGCAAGGCATCCAGGGTGTAGCTGGTGCCAAAGGTGATAAAGGTGATACCGGCGCAGCCGGTGCTGATGGCGCTACGGGTGCTCAGGGTCCAATCGGCCCACAAGGCTTAGCTGGTGCTAAAGGTGAGACTGGTGCGAAAGGCGATACCGGATTCCAAGGTGACAAAGGCGACAAAGGTGATACTGGTGCTGATGGCGCTACTGGTGCAACCGGTGCTAAAGGTGATCAGGGCATTCAGGGTCCAAAAGGTGATCAAGGCACAGCAGGTACTAATGGCACCAACGGCACAAATGGTGAGCGTGGCATTCAAGGTGAGCAAGGTGTAGCCGGTCCAGTTGGTCCACAAGGTCCAATCGGTTCGAATGGTGCTAAAGGTGACCAAGGTGAGAAAGGTGAAACTGGTGCTGTGGGTCCAATCGGCCCACAGGGTACTACGGGTGCACAAGGTGTAGCTGGCACTAAAGGTGACACGGGCGAGACCGGACCAAAAGGTGACACAGGTGCTACTGGTGCTCAGGGCATTCAAGGTGTGAAAGGTGATACCGGTGCAGCCGGAGCTGACGGCGTGGCCGGAGCTAAAGGTGACAAAGGTGATACGGGTGCGACCGGTGCACAAGGCACGGCTGGTACCAACGGCACTGACGGCGCCAAGGGTGATACCGGTGCTACTGGTCCAGCTGGCCCACAAGGCTTAACTGGTGCGAAAGGTGACAAAGGAGAGCAGGGCATCCAAGGTGTTCAAGGCGAGAATGGGGCTAAAGGCGAAACTGGTGCACAGGGCACTCAGGGTATCCAAGGCATAGCTGGTACGGATGGTGCGAAAGGTGATATCGGTCCTGCTGGTGCTAAAGGAGATACGGGCGCTCAGGGCTCACAAGGCATCGCTGGTCCAGCTGGCGCTGATGGTGAAGATGGTGCTAAGGGCGAGACAGGTGCAACTGGACCAATCGGCCCCCAGGGCCCGCAAGGTGTAGCTGGTGCAAAAGGTGACACAGGTACTCAAGGTATCCAAGGTGAAACTGGTCTTACTGGACCACAAGGTCCTCAGGGTCTCCAAGGCACAGCGGGTACAAACGGCACTAATGGTATTGATGGCGCCAAAGGTGACAAAGGCGATACGGGTGCAACTGGCGCACAAGGTGTAGCTGGTCCTGCCGGGCCAACTGGCCCTCAGGGATTGAAAGGGGATACTGGTGCGCAAGGTGAAATAGGTGCTACTGGCCCAATTGGTCCACAAGGTCCAATCGGTCCGAATGGTGAGCGTGGTCTGCAAGGTGAGCAAGGTATAGCCGGCGCTAAAGGCGACAAAGGGGACACTGGCACTGCAGGCACCAATGGTACCAACGGTGTTGATGGAGCTAAAGGTGACACGGGTGCTCAAGGTCCACAAGGCCTAGCTGGCCCGACTGGTGCTAAAGGTGACAAAGGTGATACGGGCGCAGTTGGTGCTACTGGCCCACAAGGTCCAATCGGTCCAAAAGGCGAGACTGGCGCAGCTAGCACAGTAGCTGGTCCTCAAGGTGAAACGGGTCCTGCCGGTCCTGCTGGATCGACTGGTGCTAAGGGAGACCAAGGTATTCAGGGTGTAGCTGGTCCAGTAGGCCCTGCTGGTGAGACTGGTCCTGCTGGTCCAAAAGGTGACACCGGTGCGGCAAGCACAGTGGCTGGCCCTGCTGGTGCCACCGGTCCTGCTGGTGCGAAAGGTGACACAGGTGCACAAGGTATTCAAGGCATTCAAGGTGTCGCTGGTCCTACTGGTCCTGCTGCAACTGTAAACATTGGTACCGTAACTGCAACTGGCACGACTACGACCGTGACTAACAGTGTTGACCCCACGACCAAGGCGAATACTCTGAGCTTTAATATTCCCTCAGGACCTACAGGCGCTAAAGGTGACAAAGGTGACACTGGTCCTGCGGGTCCAGCTACTGCAACCTTGAGCGCTAATAATACTGGTACTAGCGGCAGTATCACTTTTGCAACAGGCGAGAACTTCACTACTTTGACTTCCGCTTCTGCTGGTTCCTTCACTTTGGCTGCCACTACAGCTGGCCGTATAGTTTACCTCCGCAATGCGAACACTGGCAACGTTAACATGACAATTTCTAATGCAAGTTCTATGGTCATGGCAGGTGCTAGTGGTAATAACATCACATTCTCTTCCAGCACTTCGACTATAATATATCCTGGTCAAACGCGGATGTTCGTTTACACTGGCTCTGCATGGGTTGCACTATAA
- a CDS encoding collagen-like domain-containing protein, whose translation MSLAGVGFAQTGIGTRNPDPSAALDISSSNRGLLIPRVALTSSTDNTTVPNPATGLMLFNINASLPGGVGLYYNAGGPTGTNGATPTNWVRVATSSAQIGVESWHTISTPNGNTGGTKASSSPYIENQSAAIQSANFRINGTGAIGGTLTVGGNTTLSTLAGGGNRMVTTDNTGKLIAKPLDFLTINGNELRLNATNAVTLPTIAGPQGPVGPTGAMGATGPAGAKGDTGAAGPIGPVGPQGVAGATGATGANGLNGAKGDKGDTGAQGPQGIAGTNGTNGVNGQDGATGPQGAAGPVGATGPQGTAGIKGDKGDTGATGPAGIQGLKGDTGAQGTAGTNGTNGVDGAKGDKGDTGAKGDQGIAGPVGPTGPQGLKGDSGEKGATGDSGAKGDTGAKGDQGIQGIAGQIGATGPQGLKGDSGEKGATGDTGAKGDQGAKGETGATGAQGIQGIQGLAGTNGTNGVDGAKGDKGDIGATGPAGAQGIQGIQGETGAKGDTGFKGDKGDTGAQGIAGINGTNGTNGVDGKDGATGAKGDKGDTGATGAQGVAGNNGLNGANGINGTNGTNGVDGAKGDKGDKGDTGATGPAGAQGIQGVAGSNGLDGRDGRDGRDGATGATGPQGVAGATGATGLTGPQGEKGAIGATGAQGIQGEKGETGAKGDTGFKGDKGDTGAAGADGVVGAKGDKGEQGIQGIQGVAGPVGPAGTNGVDGAKGDKGDTGATGTQGAVGPIGPQGERGIAGTDGAKGETGAKGDQGIQGAQGETGAKGIKVTKVIKA comes from the coding sequence ATGTCACTTGCAGGTGTGGGCTTTGCCCAGACAGGCATTGGCACGCGCAACCCCGATCCTTCAGCTGCGCTCGACATCTCGAGCAGTAACCGTGGCCTTCTGATCCCGCGTGTTGCTCTTACCTCAAGCACCGATAACACGACGGTGCCGAACCCGGCTACCGGGCTGATGCTTTTCAATATTAATGCATCCCTTCCAGGTGGAGTAGGCCTATATTATAACGCTGGAGGCCCAACAGGAACTAATGGTGCTACTCCTACTAACTGGGTGCGAGTAGCCACGAGCAGCGCACAAATAGGAGTAGAAAGCTGGCATACGATCAGTACTCCTAACGGTAATACTGGTGGGACCAAAGCAAGTAGTTCACCATACATTGAGAACCAGAGCGCGGCTATTCAAAGTGCCAACTTCCGCATCAATGGTACTGGTGCGATAGGTGGTACGCTGACGGTAGGTGGAAATACCACTTTATCCACACTAGCAGGCGGCGGAAACCGAATGGTTACTACCGATAACACGGGTAAGCTGATAGCTAAACCATTAGATTTTCTTACAATCAATGGTAACGAACTGCGGCTAAATGCTACTAATGCTGTAACCCTGCCGACTATTGCCGGACCACAAGGTCCAGTCGGCCCAACCGGGGCAATGGGAGCAACTGGTCCTGCTGGTGCTAAAGGTGATACAGGTGCAGCTGGGCCTATCGGGCCGGTTGGTCCTCAAGGTGTAGCTGGCGCTACGGGTGCCACTGGTGCTAACGGTTTAAATGGCGCCAAAGGCGACAAGGGTGACACCGGCGCGCAAGGTCCACAAGGCATCGCTGGTACGAACGGTACGAATGGTGTTAACGGCCAAGACGGCGCTACGGGTCCTCAAGGTGCGGCTGGTCCAGTTGGTGCTACCGGTCCTCAGGGTACTGCTGGTATTAAAGGAGATAAAGGCGATACCGGTGCGACCGGGCCTGCTGGCATTCAAGGTTTAAAAGGTGACACCGGTGCACAGGGCACGGCGGGCACCAACGGCACCAATGGTGTAGATGGTGCGAAAGGCGACAAAGGTGATACGGGCGCTAAGGGCGACCAAGGAATTGCTGGACCAGTTGGTCCGACTGGTCCGCAGGGCCTGAAAGGCGACAGCGGCGAGAAAGGTGCTACTGGCGACAGTGGTGCTAAAGGAGATACCGGTGCCAAAGGCGACCAAGGTATCCAAGGCATTGCCGGGCAAATTGGTGCAACTGGCCCTCAAGGCTTAAAAGGCGATAGTGGCGAAAAAGGTGCTACCGGTGACACAGGCGCTAAAGGTGATCAGGGAGCTAAAGGCGAGACCGGTGCTACTGGTGCGCAAGGTATCCAAGGCATTCAAGGCCTAGCTGGCACTAACGGTACGAATGGTGTCGATGGTGCCAAAGGTGACAAAGGGGATATCGGTGCGACCGGACCTGCTGGCGCTCAAGGCATTCAAGGTATTCAGGGTGAAACCGGTGCTAAAGGTGATACTGGTTTTAAAGGAGACAAGGGTGATACTGGGGCACAAGGTATTGCGGGCATCAATGGCACCAATGGCACCAATGGTGTAGATGGCAAAGACGGGGCAACCGGCGCCAAAGGCGATAAAGGTGATACCGGCGCTACTGGTGCTCAGGGTGTAGCTGGTAATAACGGCCTTAATGGTGCAAACGGCATTAATGGTACCAACGGCACGAACGGAGTTGATGGCGCTAAAGGCGACAAAGGTGACAAAGGGGATACCGGTGCAACCGGACCTGCTGGCGCTCAAGGCATCCAAGGCGTAGCAGGATCAAACGGTCTTGATGGCAGAGATGGCAGAGATGGCAGAGACGGAGCTACTGGTGCTACGGGTCCTCAAGGTGTAGCTGGCGCAACTGGCGCCACTGGTCTGACTGGTCCGCAGGGGGAGAAAGGAGCTATCGGTGCAACTGGTGCTCAAGGTATCCAGGGGGAAAAAGGCGAGACCGGAGCAAAAGGCGACACTGGCTTCAAAGGCGATAAAGGTGATACCGGCGCAGCTGGCGCTGACGGCGTAGTCGGAGCTAAAGGCGACAAAGGTGAGCAGGGTATCCAAGGCATTCAAGGTGTAGCTGGTCCAGTAGGTCCAGCTGGCACGAACGGTGTTGACGGTGCTAAAGGTGACAAAGGAGATACCGGTGCAACTGGCACACAAGGTGCAGTTGGTCCAATCGGCCCACAAGGAGAGAGGGGAATAGCTGGCACCGATGGTGCTAAGGGCGAAACTGGTGCTAAAGGTGACCAAGGCATCCAAGGCGCTCAAGGTGAAACCGGCGCTAAAGGGATAAAGGTGACAAAGGTGATCAAGGCCTAG
- a CDS encoding dihydrofolate reductase family protein, with translation MRKVVLYIAASLDGYIASSDGSVDWLPPILPESDYGYADFLASVDATLMGRITYEQILTFGEWSYPELVNYVFTSNPPAEAAHSSVRFVTAEAVEFVGQLRQQEGGTIWLIGGSKLAAPLLAAALVDELMLFVVPRLLGEGIPLWEAPKSAQPIKLLRNHAWPNGMILLHYQLTNIE, from the coding sequence ATGCGCAAAGTGGTCCTATATATTGCCGCGAGCCTTGACGGGTATATTGCCTCGTCCGATGGCTCTGTTGACTGGCTGCCGCCTATTCTACCAGAATCAGATTATGGCTACGCTGATTTTTTAGCTTCCGTCGATGCTACATTGATGGGTCGCATTACTTATGAACAGATACTCACCTTTGGTGAGTGGTCGTACCCAGAGCTTGTCAACTACGTTTTTACCAGCAACCCTCCCGCTGAGGCGGCACACTCATCCGTCAGGTTTGTAACGGCGGAGGCAGTTGAGTTTGTCGGGCAATTGCGGCAGCAGGAAGGCGGCACAATCTGGCTTATTGGCGGCAGCAAGCTGGCAGCCCCGTTGCTGGCGGCAGCGCTGGTGGATGAGCTGATGCTATTTGTGGTTCCGAGGCTACTAGGCGAAGGTATTCCGCTGTGGGAAGCTCCAAAATCTGCACAGCCGATTAAGCTGCTACGCAATCATGCCTGGCCCAATGGGATGATACTGTTGCATTACCAACTCACCAACATCGAATAA
- the dusB gene encoding tRNA dihydrouridine synthase DusB, producing MVHIRDLALPDFPLLLAPMEDVSDPPFRAVCKANGADLMYTEFISSEGLIRDAAKSRKKLDVFDYERPIGIQLFGSDVATMGECSAISTAAGPDLIDINYGCPVKQVACRGAGAALLRDIPKMVEMTSAVVRNTHLPVTVKTRLGWDDDTKNVEEVAERLQDIGIEALTVHGRTRVQLYKGEADWTLIHRIKNNPRIRIPIFGNGDIDSPEKAALYKERYGVDGIMVGRASIGYPWIFREIKHYLATGEKLAPPTIEERVAMCRMHFEKSIEWKGPRVGVFEMRRHYAQYFRGLEGAKQWRTRLVDAEQPAIILEILEEIAAAEPVMVG from the coding sequence GTGGTACACATCCGCGACCTCGCTCTACCCGATTTCCCCTTGCTGTTAGCTCCAATGGAGGACGTTTCCGATCCACCGTTCCGGGCCGTATGCAAAGCCAATGGGGCTGATTTGATGTACACTGAGTTTATTTCCTCGGAAGGCCTGATTCGGGACGCAGCCAAAAGCCGCAAAAAGCTCGACGTGTTCGACTATGAACGGCCCATCGGCATTCAGCTGTTTGGCTCCGATGTGGCCACCATGGGCGAGTGCTCTGCCATCAGCACCGCTGCTGGCCCCGACCTGATTGACATTAACTACGGCTGCCCCGTGAAGCAAGTGGCTTGCCGGGGAGCCGGAGCAGCCCTGCTGCGCGATATTCCAAAAATGGTGGAAATGACTTCTGCCGTGGTGCGGAATACGCACCTGCCCGTGACGGTAAAAACTCGCCTGGGCTGGGACGATGACACCAAAAACGTGGAGGAAGTAGCCGAGCGCTTGCAGGATATTGGTATTGAGGCGCTTACCGTGCATGGCCGCACCCGCGTGCAGCTCTACAAAGGCGAAGCCGACTGGACGCTTATTCACCGGATCAAAAACAACCCGCGCATTCGTATTCCCATCTTCGGCAACGGCGACATCGATTCGCCCGAAAAGGCGGCGCTTTACAAAGAGCGCTACGGCGTCGATGGTATTATGGTGGGCCGGGCCAGCATTGGCTACCCCTGGATTTTTCGCGAAATTAAGCACTACCTGGCTACTGGCGAAAAGCTGGCGCCGCCCACTATTGAGGAGCGCGTAGCCATGTGCCGCATGCATTTCGAGAAGAGTATTGAGTGGAAAGGTCCGCGCGTGGGCGTGTTTGAGATGCGCCGCCACTATGCTCAGTATTTCCGGGGCCTGGAAGGCGCCAAGCAGTGGCGCACCCGACTTGTAGACGCTGAGCAGCCCGCAATCATTCTGGAAATTCTGGAAGAAATTGCCGCTGCCGAGCCGGTAATGGTAGGGTAG
- a CDS encoding Glu/Leu/Phe/Val family dehydrogenase has product MAVTTVYKEPAPIVDRENPLESMMSRFNIAAEILGLDESTYNVLKAPDKQVIVNIPVTMDNGQIRVFEGYRVVHNTILGPSKGGIRYDMHVHLDEVKALAAWMTWKCAVVDIPYGGAKGGIICDPTTMSAGEIERMTRGYTLALKDVFGPDRDIPAPDMGTGPREMAWLMDEFSKTTGATSPAVVTGKPLVMGGSLGRVEATGRGVMVSAIAAMKKLGMDPTKSSAAVQGFGNVGSWAAKLLCEKGVKIKGVSDISGAYWNEEGINIDEAIAYKNAHNGRLEGYTGATAMDPDDLLISAVDVLVPAAVEDVITEHNAERIQAKLIVEGANGPTSASADDIINRKGIMVVPDILANSGGVTVSYFEWVQNRLGYKWSEGMVIERAARIMNDAFEKVYATSQKYKVPMRIAAYVVAIDKVAQTYKFRGGY; this is encoded by the coding sequence ATGGCTGTCACCACGGTGTACAAAGAGCCGGCTCCAATTGTGGACCGCGAAAATCCGCTTGAATCAATGATGTCGCGTTTTAATATCGCGGCGGAGATTCTGGGTCTGGATGAATCAACTTACAACGTTTTAAAAGCGCCTGATAAGCAGGTAATCGTCAATATTCCCGTGACCATGGACAATGGCCAAATTCGGGTGTTTGAAGGCTACCGCGTGGTTCACAACACGATTCTGGGTCCGTCGAAAGGCGGTATCCGCTACGACATGCACGTGCACCTCGATGAGGTAAAAGCTTTGGCTGCCTGGATGACCTGGAAGTGCGCCGTAGTTGATATTCCCTATGGCGGAGCCAAGGGCGGTATTATCTGCGACCCCACCACGATGAGTGCCGGCGAAATCGAGCGTATGACCCGTGGCTACACGCTGGCTCTGAAAGACGTGTTTGGCCCCGACCGCGACATCCCGGCTCCCGACATGGGTACTGGTCCGCGCGAAATGGCCTGGCTGATGGATGAATTCTCTAAAACCACAGGCGCTACGTCGCCCGCCGTTGTGACGGGCAAGCCCTTGGTAATGGGGGGCTCTTTGGGTCGGGTAGAAGCTACCGGTCGGGGCGTAATGGTATCTGCCATTGCGGCTATGAAAAAGCTCGGTATGGACCCCACCAAGTCATCGGCAGCGGTACAGGGATTTGGCAACGTAGGCTCGTGGGCGGCTAAGCTGCTCTGCGAGAAAGGTGTGAAAATCAAGGGCGTATCTGACATCAGCGGTGCTTACTGGAACGAGGAAGGCATCAACATCGATGAAGCTATTGCCTACAAAAACGCGCATAACGGCCGCTTAGAGGGCTACACTGGTGCCACTGCCATGGACCCCGACGACCTCCTAATCAGCGCTGTAGACGTACTGGTACCAGCTGCTGTTGAGGACGTAATAACGGAGCACAACGCTGAGCGAATTCAGGCGAAGCTGATCGTGGAAGGTGCCAACGGCCCAACCTCAGCCAGCGCCGACGACATTATCAACCGTAAGGGTATTATGGTAGTGCCCGACATTCTGGCTAACTCTGGCGGCGTTACCGTGTCCTACTTCGAGTGGGTGCAGAACCGCTTGGGCTATAAGTGGAGCGAGGGCATGGTGATTGAGCGCGCCGCGCGCATCATGAACGACGCCTTCGAGAAAGTGTACGCTACCAGCCAGAAATATAAAGTGCCTATGCGCATCGCGGCTTACGTAGTAGCAATTGATAAAGTAGCTCAGACGTACAAGTTCCGCGGCGGCTACTAG